The genome window GTCCGCAATGCGGGGCGAGTGCCGATTTTACCCTGGTCTCCGGCCGCGAGTACTATATCAAAGAAATGGAGGCCCAGTAATGGATAAGATCAAACTGATTGAGATTAAGGAAGACATTCAAGCAGACAATGCATTGGTGGCCCAGGAACTAAGGGATCGGCTGCTGCGGGAGCAGACCCTGATGATCAATCTCATGTCTTCCCCGGGCTCCGGAAAAACGAGTCTTTTGCTGCGCACCATTGAAGCCCTGAAAGATGAAATCAGCATCGGGGTCATTGAGGCCGACATCGATTCAGTGGTGGATTCCGAAAAAATCGCCGAAACCGGTATCCCCAGTGTTCAGCTGCGAACCGGCGGCTTCTGCCACCTGGATGCCACCATGGTAAAAAAGGGGCTGGATGGCCTGGACAACCCATCCCTGGACCTGGTATTCATCGAAAACGTGGGCAACCTGGTCTGCCCGGCCGAGTTTGACACCGGGGCCATTAAAGATGCGATGATACTGAGCGTTCCGGAGGGTGATGACAAACCGCTTAAATACCCGCTGATGTTTACCAAGGCCAATGCGCTGGTGGTTAACAAAATTGATTATATGCAGCTCTCGGATTTCGATACAACGCGTTTAAAATCCCATGTAAACCGGCTCAACCCGGATATAGCGCTTTTTGAAGT of Desulfobacterales bacterium contains these proteins:
- the hypB gene encoding hydrogenase nickel incorporation protein HypB, producing the protein MDKIKLIEIKEDIQADNALVAQELRDRLLREQTLMINLMSSPGSGKTSLLLRTIEALKDEISIGVIEADIDSVVDSEKIAETGIPSVQLRTGGFCHLDATMVKKGLDGLDNPSLDLVFIENVGNLVCPAEFDTGAIKDAMILSVPEGDDKPLKYPLMFTKANALVVNKIDYMQLSDFDTTRLKSHVNRLNPDIALFEVSCKTGEGISQWTDWLKKTIAEFNGTAG